In the genome of Hyphomonas sp. Mor2, one region contains:
- a CDS encoding O-methyltransferase → MQLSETFTQMDAYLERSVLRPDPVLETIAANSDAEGLVPHAVTPLQAEFLAFLIRITGARRVLEIGCLGGYSAVAMARALPDDGSLLTTEIDTRTAGVARANMDQSGFGDWIELFVGPAMDALDREHAAGRVFDFVFIDADKVNHKNYLERALSLSRPGTVIVADNIVRGGAVLDADSSENSVRGVREMLAYAETLDGVEMTALQTVGAKGYDGMALFRVTG, encoded by the coding sequence ATGCAGCTGTCTGAAACGTTTACACAAATGGATGCCTACCTGGAACGATCGGTCTTGCGGCCCGACCCTGTTCTGGAGACCATCGCAGCGAACAGCGACGCTGAGGGCCTTGTGCCACATGCCGTGACGCCGCTGCAGGCCGAGTTTCTTGCCTTCCTGATCCGGATCACCGGCGCGCGCCGCGTCCTCGAAATTGGCTGTTTGGGGGGCTATTCGGCGGTGGCGATGGCGCGGGCGCTGCCGGATGATGGGTCTCTGCTGACGACGGAGATTGATACGCGAACCGCTGGCGTCGCGCGTGCAAACATGGACCAGTCCGGCTTTGGCGATTGGATTGAGCTATTTGTCGGTCCCGCCATGGACGCGCTGGACCGCGAACATGCGGCTGGCCGTGTATTTGATTTCGTCTTCATCGATGCCGACAAGGTCAATCACAAGAATTATCTCGAGCGGGCCCTGAGCCTGTCGCGACCGGGCACTGTCATTGTGGCAGACAATATCGTGCGCGGCGGCGCGGTGCTTGACGCGGACAGTTCAGAAAACAGCGTGCGCGGCGTGCGGGAGATGCTGGCCTATGCCGAGACTCTGGACGGGGTCGAGATGACGGCGTTGCAAACCGTCGGTGCCAAGGGGTATGACGGCATGGCTTTGTTCCGGGTGACCGGATAG
- a CDS encoding AAA family ATPase, which translates to MTDLPALSGAETPDTIYAKPAEWVSRGAGAQGNLFLTGRAGTGKTTLLRRFVEQAGDSAIVLAPTGVAAMNAGGQTLHSFFKLPPRLIEPQDVKRLRTARIMKAAETIIIDEISMVRADMLDAIDRSLKLNRGSKRPFGGVRMILSGDLHQLPPVVRGDEDPILKERYGGHYFFNAPAFKEAEFALLALKHVFRQEDPRFLALLGAMRQGRLTPADESVLRSVVSDRDAVEASETHIVLTPNNANAFRINQARLDELPGPEKVFEARVQGDFDEKTYPTEADLELKECARVMLIKNDPDGRWVNGSLATVSGWSGRNVLVELDGHEYEIEPAAWEKYKYSLDPETKKVSREVVGTFKQVPVRLAYAVTIHKAQGLTLDKVYIDLDRGMFAHGQSYVAFSRARSLDGLEISRALRPRDLVMDRNAFAFGKLEPIEDNDAYLLAKFAKEDDVLV; encoded by the coding sequence ATGACTGATTTGCCTGCTCTGAGCGGAGCTGAAACGCCCGACACGATTTATGCCAAACCCGCAGAATGGGTGAGCCGAGGGGCGGGCGCCCAGGGCAACCTGTTCCTCACAGGCCGGGCCGGTACGGGTAAGACAACCCTGTTGCGCAGATTTGTCGAGCAGGCCGGCGACAGCGCCATCGTCCTCGCCCCGACCGGGGTCGCCGCCATGAATGCCGGCGGGCAGACGCTACACAGCTTCTTCAAACTCCCGCCGCGCCTGATCGAGCCACAGGACGTGAAACGCCTGCGCACCGCCCGGATCATGAAAGCGGCAGAAACGATCATCATTGATGAGATCTCCATGGTCCGCGCCGATATGCTGGACGCCATTGATCGCAGCCTGAAGCTCAATCGCGGGTCAAAACGCCCATTTGGCGGCGTCCGAATGATCCTGTCCGGAGACCTGCATCAATTGCCACCTGTTGTGCGCGGAGATGAAGACCCGATCCTGAAGGAACGCTATGGTGGGCACTACTTCTTCAATGCGCCCGCCTTCAAGGAAGCGGAGTTCGCGCTTCTGGCCCTCAAACACGTCTTCCGACAGGAAGATCCACGCTTCCTGGCCCTGCTTGGCGCCATGCGCCAGGGGCGACTGACCCCAGCCGACGAGTCGGTCCTGCGTAGCGTCGTCTCGGATCGTGACGCGGTGGAGGCCAGCGAAACCCACATCGTGCTGACCCCGAACAATGCCAACGCCTTCCGCATCAACCAGGCTCGGCTCGATGAATTGCCCGGGCCAGAGAAAGTGTTCGAGGCTCGCGTCCAGGGCGATTTCGATGAGAAGACCTATCCCACCGAAGCCGATCTGGAACTGAAAGAATGCGCGCGCGTGATGTTGATCAAGAACGATCCGGACGGGCGCTGGGTCAATGGCTCGCTCGCCACCGTCTCCGGCTGGTCCGGCCGCAATGTTCTGGTCGAGCTGGATGGGCACGAATATGAAATCGAGCCCGCCGCCTGGGAGAAGTACAAGTACTCCCTTGATCCAGAGACCAAGAAAGTCTCGCGCGAGGTGGTCGGCACGTTCAAACAGGTACCGGTGCGCCTCGCCTATGCGGTGACCATCCACAAGGCGCAAGGCCTGACCCTGGACAAGGTCTACATCGATCTCGATCGCGGCATGTTTGCGCACGGACAGTCTTATGTGGCATTCTCAAGGGCGCGCAGTCTGGACGGGCTTGAGATTTCCCGCGCCCTTAGACCCCGCGATCTGGTCATGGACCGGAATGCCTTCGCGTTTGGGAAGCTCGAACCGATCGAGGATAATGACGCCTATTTGCTGGCAAAGTTCGCAAAGGAAGACGACGTCCTGGTCTAG
- a CDS encoding LysR family transcriptional regulator, which translates to MNWQAISFDWNQVRAFLATAEEGSLSAAARALGQTQPTLSRQVAALEEDLGVTLFERAGRAMALTEAGRDLMEHVRVMADAATKVSLVASGQSQMVEGKVVITATGAMATYYLPPIIRKIRERAPGIVLDIVTSNEVQDLTRREADISIRHARPTQPDLIAKLIGDTAAHLYASEDYLNQIGPVDSLQDLESADFIGFDRNGELIAEMARHGLNLREENFTLNSRSGTVMRQLVVQGLGIGFLTRDIERLEPRVKAILPDQITLPVPVWLVTHRELHTSKRIRVVYDILAEELPKSAMV; encoded by the coding sequence ATGAACTGGCAGGCTATTTCCTTCGATTGGAATCAGGTGCGCGCCTTTCTCGCGACGGCGGAGGAAGGGTCGCTGTCGGCCGCCGCGCGGGCGCTTGGACAAACGCAGCCAACCTTGAGTCGACAAGTCGCAGCGCTGGAAGAAGATCTCGGCGTCACCCTGTTCGAACGGGCCGGCCGCGCCATGGCCCTGACCGAAGCCGGGCGCGATCTAATGGAGCATGTACGGGTCATGGCCGATGCCGCCACCAAGGTCTCGCTGGTCGCTTCCGGGCAATCCCAGATGGTCGAGGGCAAGGTCGTCATCACCGCGACGGGCGCCATGGCCACCTATTATCTGCCGCCCATCATTCGCAAGATTCGCGAGCGCGCACCCGGCATCGTTCTCGACATTGTCACGTCCAATGAAGTGCAGGATCTCACCCGCCGCGAAGCGGACATTTCGATCCGCCACGCCCGACCAACCCAGCCGGATCTGATCGCCAAACTCATTGGTGACACAGCCGCCCACCTTTACGCATCGGAAGATTATCTTAATCAGATTGGTCCGGTTGACTCCTTGCAAGACCTGGAATCCGCCGACTTTATCGGGTTCGATCGCAACGGTGAGTTGATCGCAGAAATGGCCCGCCACGGCCTCAATCTCCGAGAGGAGAACTTCACCCTCAACTCACGCTCAGGCACGGTGATGAGGCAACTCGTCGTTCAGGGTCTGGGGATCGGATTTCTCACCCGGGATATTGAGCGTCTCGAGCCACGCGTCAAAGCCATCCTGCCCGACCAGATCACCCTGCCCGTCCCGGTCTGGCTGGTCACACATCGTGAGCTGCACACCAGCAAACGCATTCGCGTGGTCTACGATATTCTTGCTGAAGAGCTACCGAAGTCGGCCATGGTTTGA
- a CDS encoding class I SAM-dependent methyltransferase: protein MPDKAKFWDGTAEKYSKQPIANQKAYEVKLDLTREYFTPESQVLEFGCGTGSTAVLHAPFVKHIDAIDVSSEMIRIAQDKLEPAGIQNVTFRVADMDGYEGAAESYDAALGLNIIHLLEDRMAAMREVYRVLKPGGYFISSTACLREKLLFTLMDPLFPLMHALGQWPRVYRLSAKRLQRDVEEIGFKTVHYWQPDNGMSVFLVGQKPG from the coding sequence ATGCCGGATAAAGCAAAGTTCTGGGATGGGACTGCGGAGAAGTATTCCAAACAGCCAATCGCCAATCAGAAGGCCTATGAAGTCAAGCTCGACCTGACGCGGGAATATTTCACGCCGGAATCGCAGGTGCTCGAGTTCGGGTGTGGGACCGGATCAACAGCCGTCCTGCATGCGCCTTTCGTGAAACATATCGATGCGATTGATGTGTCATCGGAAATGATCCGCATTGCCCAGGACAAGCTCGAGCCCGCGGGCATTCAAAACGTGACCTTTCGCGTTGCGGACATGGATGGCTATGAAGGCGCCGCCGAGAGCTATGACGCGGCCCTGGGGCTGAACATCATCCATCTCCTGGAGGATCGAATGGCCGCGATGCGCGAGGTTTACCGGGTACTCAAACCGGGCGGTTACTTTATCTCCAGCACGGCCTGCTTGCGGGAGAAACTGTTATTCACGCTGATGGATCCGTTATTCCCGCTCATGCATGCGCTCGGGCAGTGGCCCCGGGTCTATCGCTTGTCTGCCAAACGCCTGCAACGTGATGTCGAAGAGATCGGATTCAAGACGGTGCATTATTGGCAGCCGGACAATGGCATGTCGGTGTTCCTGGTGGGCCAGAAACCGGGATAA